A single window of Plasmodium reichenowi strain SY57 chromosome 14, whole genome shotgun sequence DNA harbors:
- a CDS encoding hypothetical protein (conserved Plasmodium protein, unknown function) → MIIKKSNKTWKHILGMAMLIIPTFYFKNLIFDNFFNLKFDKFKKKIYSKNSIPNYNLTNNNKNIEDFNNYTSLINYH, encoded by the exons ATgattataaagaaaagtAATAAAACCTGGAAACACATTTTAGGAATGGCTATGTTAATCATACCTACCTTTTATTTCAAGAATCTAATATTTgat aATTTCTTTAATCTCAAATTTGATAAAttcaagaaaaaaatatactcTAAAAATTCTATCCCTAATTATAACTTAAcaaataacaataaaaatatagaagattttaataattatacaaGCTTGATTAATTATCATTAG
- a CDS encoding mitochondrial ribosomal protein S6-2 precursor, putative: MVLYESYISLNKHIKKDDVRNLMKNFNYIINKHNGNVISINDLGWRKFAFCIKKPKVGTFHFGRFYCITFYSNSKSIKDLNEFFHSNTYVLRFLNMKMKYRSNFLVAPFSYVNEIENSNT, from the coding sequence atggtCTTATACGAATCCTATATATCCTTAAATAagcatataaaaaaagatgatGTAAGAAATTTGATGAAAAATTTTAactatataataaataagcACAATGGAAATGTAATAAGTATAAATGATTTAGGCTGGAGAAAGTTTGCTTTTTGTATAAAGAAACCGAAAGTGGGTACTTTTCATTTTGGAAGATTTTATTGTATTACTTTTTATTCGAACAGTAAAAGTATAAAGGATTTGAATGAATTTTTTCATAGTAATACTTATGTCTTAAgatttttaaatatgaagaTGAAATATAGATCAAATTTTTTAGTTGCTCCTTTTTCATATGTAAATGAAATTGAGAATAgtaatacataa
- a CDS encoding fam-a protein produces MSNSNENNELDIDDRLKSMEHLVCKDEKEIMKVNEIIEEASNVLYNFSIKQDDYYKYSTIDEDSHLYFKKVNNTDVGKIDLLFQDPSKFEKIIQTIWDENGTRKFDPYFIEGKILRIYDKDTILVRQSYKGTLGKEGRYFYIVAQKKKLNNNTYLITCVSLNINDNNEKCTSNFINPFIHSANSFTLNIECDENIKNSSLKRMYINLSGYHIKREDNCIKFTYVSSIELDTSPLIPQFIIRKVKAKKMLQLNTLRQSI; encoded by the exons ATGAGTAAttcaaatgaaaataaCGAATTGGACATAGACGATCGTTTAAAGTCAATGGAACATTTGGTTTGTAAAGATGAGAAAGAAATAATGAAAGTTAATGAAATTATAGAAGAAGCTTCAAATGTGTTATATAACTTTTCTATAAAGCAAGATGattattacaaatataGTACGATTGATGAAGACTCTCATTTGTATTTTAAGAAAGTTAATAACACTGATGTGGGGAAAATTGATTTACTCTTTCAGGATCCATCAAAA tttgaaaaaattatacaaacCATTTGGGACGAAAATGGCACAAGAAAATTTGATCCATATTTTATAGAAG GCAAAATATTGCGCATATATGACAAGGATACAATTTTAGTGAGACAAAGTTACAAAGGAACTTTAGGAAAAGAGGGaagatatttttatattgtagctcaaaaaaagaag ctaaataataatacgTATCTTATAACTTGCGTATccttaaatataaatgataataatgaaaagtGCACAagtaattttattaatcCATTTATACATAGCGCTAATTCCTTTACCCTAAACATTGAATGcgatgaaaatattaagaaTTCGTCATTAAAAAGGatgtatattaatttatctGGTTATCATATTAAACGTGAAGATAACTGTATAAAATTTACTTATGTATCTTCT ATTGAACTAGATACGTCTCCTTTGATTCCCcaatttattataagaaaagTCAAAGCGAAGAAAATGTTGCAGTTAAATACCTTAAGACAAAGTATTTGA
- a CDS encoding DNA-directed RNA polymerase III subunit RPC4, putative → MSNRYNHDEYSLRRSINNRLRSKSSFLNNRDENNQNITLKKFVPNIDNLKNENNVRKNDNDNKFEEDEEGLNNKHLEQLIKKTINIDLEKEGISTKTTNKNKYNNKEYPSHAIDPATLNNNVNLLNIEALNLCKEESLEKKNKIKTSIDIYELNNISKNIFYNKKCASGDVHFLPLTLPFFNKNEKQKKIRKLLLDKEPFFFSIQLPNMLPALLSKEEEQQNVEQTKNDTKQNDETEKNDKKKKSIINKSSKNDSYQLSNIHTIPNGKFAKLIIYKNKKIKMKINDILFDINEGSACTFSQEIGCFIKENSEFIFLGNCDYKLVATPNIERIIHKK, encoded by the coding sequence atgagCAATAGATATAATCATGATGAATATAGCTTGAGAAGAAGTATCAATAATAGGCTTAGAAGTAAATCAagttttttaaataatcgtgatgaaaataatcaaaatattactttaaaaaaatttgtgccaaatatagataatttgaaaaatgaaaataatgtaagaaaaaatgaCAACGATAATAAATTTGAAGAAGATGAAGAAGGTTTAAATAACAAACATCTTGAGCAgctaataaaaaaaaccaTAAATATCGATTTAGAAAAAGAAGGTATATCTACAAAAacaacaaataaaaataaatataataataaagaatatcCTTCTCATGCTATCGACCCAGCGacattaaataataatgtaaatttattaaatatagaaGCTTTGAATTTATGTAAAGAAGAAAgtttagaaaaaaaaaacaaaatcAAAACTTCCattgatatatatgaattaaataatataagtaaaaatattttctacaataaaaaatgtgCATCTGGTGATGTACACTTTTTACCATTAACATTACCAttctttaataaaaatgaaaaacagaaaaaaataagaaaacTACTTCTAGATAAGGAGcctttctttttttctatcCAATTACCAAATATGTTACCTGCTCTTTTATCAAAGGAGGAGGAACAACAAAATGTTgaacaaacaaaaaatgatacgaaacaaaatgatgaaacagaaaaaaatgataaaaagaaaaaaagtataattaataaatctTCTAAGAATGATTCTTATCAACTTAGCAATATCCATACAATACCAAATGGAAAATTTGCAAAActcattatttataaaaataaaaaaattaaaatgaaaataaatgatatattgTTTGATATTAATGAAGGATCCGCTTGTACCTTTTCTCAAGAAATTGGatgttttataaaagaaaattcagaatttatttttttaggTAACTGTGATTATAAGTTAGTAGCAACACCAAATATTGAAAGGATAATACATAAgaagtaa
- a CDS encoding cyclin-like protein encodes MNYPEDTTHMKKWFFKSRKEIDNICLKKYNDFKEEFKDYNIKIPKYNDVEKTKVYFCYQLVHFCEIKMLRPHIVECATILYNRFYLKEIILEYDPRILIFTCIVLAIKIEGYGRLYKINEFFNDIDINLDKVLEHENIVCSSLNFELNFLYTKECIFYIKSQFENYINKYILEADKIDNSMETIINTICFNASKDCIKLIENFYTTFIYTPSQIALYCFTNNIKKNLNIANADMFILEFITNNNQILFQKMKNKITEMDETYRTYIGLRNTFDDENTTRQIGETLDMCIDIYDILKKKKNSKKSKKKKLDNKEDNVTEANKKLQVS; translated from the coding sequence atgaaTTATCCAGAAGATACAACACATATGAAAAAGTGGTTTTTCAAAAGTCGAAAAGAAattgataatatatgtttaaaaaaatacaatgATTTTAAAGAAGAGTTTAAagattataatataaaaataccTAAATATAACGATGTAGAAAAGACGAAagtatatttttgttatcaGTTGGTACATTTTTGTGAAATAAAAATGCTAAGGCCACATATTGTAGAATGTGcaacaatattatataaccgattttatttaaaggaaataatattagAATATGATCCACgtatattaatatttacatGTATAGTCTTAGctataaaaatagaagGATATGGTcgtttatataaaataaatgaattttttaatgataTTGATATAAATTTAGATAAAGTATTAGAACATGAAAATATTGTATGTTCTTCTTTAAATTTtgaattaaattttttatatactaaagaatgtattttttatataaaaagtcaatttgaaaattatattaataaatatattttggAAGCAGACAAAATTGATAATTCAATGGAAACTATTATAAATACTATTTGTTTTAATGCTTCAAAAGAttgtataaaattaattgaaaatttttatacCACTTTCATTTATACACCTTCACAAATAGctttatattgttttactaataatattaaaaagaatttaaaTATTGCAAATGCAGATATGTTTATCTTAGAGTTTATTACAAACAATAACCAAATTCTCTTtcaaaaaatgaaaaataaaataacagAAATGGATGAAACCTATAGAACTTATATAGGATTAAGAAATACATttgatgatgaaaatacGACCAGACAAATCGGTGAAACCCTAGATATGTgtattgatatatatgatatcttaaagaagaaaaaaaattcaaaaaaatcaaaaaaaaaaaaactgGATAATAAGGAAGATAATGTTACTGAAGCTAATAAGAAACTACAAgtatcataa